DNA from Anaerotignum faecicola:
GCGCTAACCCTATATACGAATTCGGTACTGAAGAACAGAAAATGAAATATCTTGTGCCCCTTGCAAAAGGCGAAAAAATCGGCGCTTTCGGCCTTACGGAACCGGGCGCGGGCACGGACGCTTCGGGCCAGCAGACAAAAGCCGTTTTGGAGGGCGACCACTATGTGCTTAACGGTTCGAAAATATTCATAACAAACGCGGGCTTTGCCGATATTTTTATCATTATTGCCATGACTGACAAGTCGAAAGGCACAAGGGGAATTTCCGCTTTCATAGTTGAGAAGGATTTCCCGGGCTTTTCAATCGGCAAACATGAAAAGAAAATGGGTATCAAAGGTTCTTCAACATGCGAACTTATTATGGAAAACTGCATTGTTCCGAAAGAAAACCTCCTCGGACAGGAAGGCAAAGGCTTTGGCATCGCCATGAAAACTCTCGACGGCGGACGCATCGGCATTGCGGCGCAGGCTCTCGGTATCGGCGAAGGCGCCCTTGACGAAACAATTAAATACGTTAAGGAAAGGAAGCAGTTTAATAAGAGGCTTTCACAGTTCCAGAACACGCAGTTTGAAATCGCCGAGATGAGGACAACTATGGACGCGGCCCAGCTTCTTGTTTACAGGGCGGCATGCGCTAAGGAAAAGAAAGAGCCTTACGGACACCTTGCAGCCATGGCTAAAATGTTTGCCGCTACAGCCGCAAGCGATGTTACAAGAAGGTGCCTGCAGCTCCACGGCGGCTACGGCTACACAAGGGAATATCCAATCGAAAGAATGATGCGCGACGCTAAGATTACGGAAATATATGAAGGCACAACGGAAGTTCAGAAAATGGTTGTCGCTTCCTACCTTAAAGTTAACTAATTTGAAAGGGGATTAATTACTTATGAAAATAGTTGTATGTATAAAACAGGTTCCTGACACGACGGAAGTTAAGCTTGATCCGGTTACGAATACGCTTATCAGGGACGGTGTGCCGAGTATCATAAATCCTGACGACAAAGCGGGCATCGAAGCCGCGCTCCAGTTAAAAGAAAAAACCGGCGGTACCGTTACGGTTGTTTCCATGGGGCCGCCTCAGGCCGACGTTGCTTTAAGGGAAGCTCTTGCAATGGGATGCGACGACGCTATACTTGTAAGCGACAGGGCGTTCGGAGGCGCCGACACATGGGCGACTTCCTCAACTATAGCCGCCGCGCTTAAAAAACTTGAATACGATGTAATTATCACGGGACGTCAGGCTATCGACGGCGATACGGCGCAGGTAGGCCCGCAGATTGCGGAACATCTTGGAATACCTCAGGTAAGCTATGCGGAAGAAATCGAAGTCGAAGGCGACAAGCTTGTCGTTAAAAGGCAGTTTGAGGACAGGTATCACATTATCGAAGTTAAAACGCCTTGCCTCATTACGGCGCTTGCAGAGCTTGCGGCTCCGAGGTATATGTCGGTAGGCGGCGTTTTCGACGCATACCGCGAGAAGGAAGTTAAGGTTTGGGGCTTAAAAGAAATTGAAGATACGGTAGATAAAGCAAACCTCGGCTTAAAAGGTTCTCCTACAAGGGTTAAACAGTCCTTCACAAAACAGGCTAAAGGCGCGGGAACAATTTACAAGGACATCAGCGCCGACGAAGCTGTTGAAAAGATTGTTGAGAAATTACAGGAAAAATACATTATCTGATTATAACGGTATTTAACCGGCTGAAGGCGGAACGCGGCTTTTTGTATTTATACGGCGGCGGTTTTAAATAACCGGGCCATGTTTCGGGGCTTTCATCCGGCTTTGACCTATTTTAGAAGGAGGAGAAACTCAAATGAGTAGAGATGTTTATGTATTTGTTGAACAAAGGGACGGAGAAATACAAAAGGTCGGCATAGAGCTTATCGGAAAAGCAAAAGACCTTGCGGCCGATCTCGGACAGAAAGTTGTAGCCGTATTATTGGGACATAACATAAAAGATAAAGCGGAAGTTTTAATTCAGCACGGAGCTGACGAGGTTGTTGTTGTAGACCACGAAATGCTTGCCGAATATGTAACGGAGCCTTATACTAAGGCTTTATATAAAGTTATCAAGGAATGTGAGCCTGAAATTATGCTCTACGGCGCATCGTCAATAGGCCGTGACCTTGCTCCGCGTGTATCCGCAAGGGTTCACACGGGATTAACGGCAGACTGTACAAAGCTTGATATAGATCCGGAAACAAAGCTTCTTGCCATGACGCGTCCGGCGTTCGGCGGAAATATTATGGCTACAATACTTTGCGAAAACCATAGGCCGCAGATGGCTACAGTTCGTCCCGGCGTTATGAAAGCCCTCCCGAAGGATGTAAACGCAAAAGGGGAAGTTAAGGAAATTAAGGTTGAATTAACAGACTCCGATATGAACGTTAAAATTAGGGAAGTAATTAAGGCGGAGAAGAAAGCCGTTGACATCACAGAGGCAAAATACCTAGTTTCAGGCGGACGCGGTATCGGAAGCGCAGAATTTTTCGGCACTCTTAAAGAGCTTGCAGACGTTCTCGGCGGAGAGATTTCATCTTCCAGGGCTAATGTTGACGCAGGCTGGATTGACAGGAGCAGGCAGGTTGGCCAGACAGGAAAAACGGTTCGCCCGGATCTTTATATGGCATGCGGTATTTCCGGCGCTATTCAGCACGTTGCCGGTATGGAAGGCGCGGAATTTATCGTCGCTATTAATAAAAACGACACGGCCCCTATATTTGATATAGCGGATCTCGGCGTTGTAGGCGACGTTAAAGTTATAATTCCTAAGTTAACGGAAGCAATCAAAAAAATTAAGGCGGAAAAAGCGGCTCAGTAACCGATAGGCCGCTTATGCCGTAAATAAAGCCGTGTTTTTAAGGCGTTTTATACGTTTTAAAAACGCGGCTTTTTTTATAATAATGATTAGCTTCAGTTTACAAGGGCACACACGGTTTTAACGGATGTCAGCGGCGCAATAGCTGTGTTAAAGCCGCTTGCCGAAGGAACCGCTGCGCCTGCCCGTCTTCGCCTTGCTCTTACGCCGCTGACATTCGCTAAAACTCTCAGACCTCACAAGGAAAAAAATTTTTGCAGTTCAAGGCGTATATGCGCCGGCACAGCGGATCCTATGGCAAGCATATGCAACACGGAAATGCAGAAAATTTTTCCTTGTGAGGCGTGTGTGCCCTTGTAAACTGAAGCTAAGCGTTTTGTAAAAATGAAAATAAGGAAAAGATATTTTTGGGAGATTGGATTATAAACAAACATTTTGTGGAAAAATATAAATTATCGGCAGTTGTTTTTATAGAAATGGGTTAATAGACTGATGAGCGTTCTGCTGAAAAGCTATTTAGGCAAGTATTTTCTGAAAACCAGAATAATGTCGCTAAGCAGACTTTATGTTTTGAGATATGAAAGCAAAGATAAGAAGATTTTGAATGAAATAAACAGCATTTTTTTGTCGAATATTTCATCTATAAAAGCTTTTTGAATTATTTAAATATATATTCTTAAATTAAAAAAGAAAATTATTGAAGCATAGAAAGCTAAAAAGGTATCGGAACCGTATTTATGTGCCGCGCCGATTTTTCCGCTCGGTTTTGCAGGCAAAGAGTTGCCGTTTTCGGGGTTTTAACGCTTAAACGAACGGCGGCGGGAAATGGCCCCGGCGGTTTGGACATAAAGCGTTGAAGGGGATTAAGCGCGAAAATTAAACTGCGGAACAGACGTTATAATATGCTTTATGCCAAAAGCGGCATTATTAAAACGCGTAAAAGTATTTTTATGTAAAAATATACAAAAACACCGATTATGCAGTATTCACAAAGTTATTTTACGGTGTGATTAAATGTTGCGCGTAAAAAAAATGAATGGTATCATTAAACTATATGTTCGTTAATAAATACAAATTTTAGGCCGAATATTTTATTATCGAGTCAGATAATTTTCATGTTTGATTGTATTTTTCAAATATTTGTATTCGCTTTACGCATACTGCTTTGCTCAACGGATAAATTTTGGGCTGGCAGGCGTTTGGGATTGTAAACGGGGTTTGGGTTTTTGCATACGGGAACCTCAGCGAGCCGCATGATTTTACAAAATATGGGAGAGTTGTGCTCTCTGAAACTGCCGTATAGTAAAATTTACGGTTTTAAATCCGATGGAGAAAAGCCGTTAGTATTAGGGATTTTGTTCATATATGCAAATTTTGGAAGGGAGCGTTCGTCATTTTTAAAAAAATCGATGAGTTTTTTCATGTAACAAAGTATGGTTCAACACTTCAGACAGAACTGTTTTCCGGCGTAACGGCATACTTCACAATGGTATATATACTTTTTCTGGTTCCGAATACCATTATGTCGTCTTTTCCGGAGGCTTTTGACAGATCCGGGGAACTTATCAAGACAGCCGTGCTTTCAAACGGATTGACAGCGCAGGAAATGCTTGTTTCGTTAACTATTCTTTCATGTCTTACGGCGGCCATAGGCACGGTAATACTTGCCCTTAGCAGCAACTTGCCTTTTGCGCAGGGGCCTAGCCTCTCAATCAGCACTTTTGTTACGTATACAATATGCCTTCGTATGGGATACAGTTATAACGAAGCTTTGGCGGCCATATTTTTAAGCGGAGCGGCGTTTTTTGTTATAACTACGCTGGGATTTGAAAAGAAAATACAGGACGCAATACCGTCCAATATAAAATTTGCCGTTACGGCCGGAATAGGACTTTTCATTGCGTTTATGGGAATGCAGAAAGCGCATCTTGTAGAAGGCAACAACATAAATCTTGTGCAGATGATAAGCCTGTCGGACATGTCAAGCTATAATGCAAGAAGCGCGGTGCTTTGTATTTTCGGCGTTATATTAATTGCGGTTATGCTTGTAAAACATGTGCATGGAGCCATATTTTGGGGCAAGATTGTATGCATAGTATTTGCAGTCCCTTTGGGGCTTATGCACCTTAAAGATTTTACAATGGATATACCGGACGCATCCCTTATATACGAGGCGTTCAGAATGGATTTTGCAGGGCTTTTTTCCGTTTCAAACGGGTTCGGAGCGTTCGGCGTCATAATTTCTGTCATAGTGCTTATAAGCACGCTGTGCATTATGGACGTGTTTGAAACTTTGGGCACAATTATTGCCACGGACTATATTATCACTTTAAGCAAGGAAGGCGATATAAACGAGCGTTTCCATAAAGTGCTGAAAGTGGATTCCATTTCAACGGTTATCGGATCGGCGCTTGGCATAACGAACGTATCGACATACGTCGAAAGCACCGCCATGGCTCTTGAGGGCGGGCGCACGGGCCTTTCGGGCATTGTAACTGCCGCGCTTTTCCTTCTTACGATATTTATTGCGCCGTTTGCTTCGGCGATACCGTCGGCCGCTACGGCAACGACGCTTATAATGAGCGGAATACTTATGATGAATGTAATTAAATATATCAATTTTGACGATGTGGAACAGGCGCTTCCGGCATTTTTGACAATGGCAATGATGCCCCTGACGTACAGCCTTGTAACGGGAATATCGTTCGGCCTTATTTCGTATACGGCAATGATGATTTTCACAGGCAAAGGCCGCCAGATAAAGCCGGGAACTTTCCTGCTCGCGGTTATATTCATAATCCAATTTTTAATGGTGCAGTAATAAATTTAGAAAAACTTCCCAATTCCTAAAGGTTTTGACGCTTTGGCTCGATATTATATATAGCGGAAAAGTTTCTTGAGGGGGAGGGCGGATTATGATTGGAAACATTAACCAGTATGTTAAAATGATGGATCTTTCATTAAAGGCGAATGAAAGGATTGAAGATCCTTTTAAGGCAGCCGGGGAAGAAAATAAAGATATGGGCGGGAGTTATAAAAGCAAAGTTAAAAAGCGTTCTTTAGGCCTGTCTGTTGCCCTTACAAAGCTTGAAACTGGCAAGAAGCTGAATTATGTGGATCTGGAAGCCCTCAGGAAAGAGGATCCGGCGTCTTACAAGAAAGCCCTCGCCATTATACGGGAGAGGAAAGCATATGAAAGGAAGCTTAAACAATGCCGTACAAAAAGCGAAGCAAGGGCGCTTCAGCTTTCAAAAACATGTTCCCTTGCGGGGGATGCGAAAAACGGCGCAACAGCGGCGCCGCCGGGAGAAGTTTGCGCCGGAGTCGGGCAGGACCAGGCGGTAGGGCAGGACGGCGGCGCGGCATGCGGCGGGTGCGGTTCGTTTAACGGCGCCATAGCGAGAATGAAAGCTGCCGACGACGTTTTTATCGAATATACGAAAACAAGGGCATATAAAAAACTGCCCGTTTACGGCGTTAAAATCAAAAGCGTACGGGCATAATATAAATCAGTCGCCGCCTTTACTGCATCTAAAGCAGAAAAGGCGGCTTTTTTATAAAAAACAAATGCCAGTTGTACGTTATAATGTTTTTTGTCGGATTATTTTAGGCATTTTTATGAAAAAGACTATATACCCGGCTTATTATTATGTTATAATTTGTTTTATTATGATCGATTAACTGCGGGAGGGTGTATATATGGCCGCATACATAGCGCGACAGCCTATATTGGACTCGAAAAACAAAACAGTCGCTTATGAACTGCTTTACAGAAACGGGGCTGAAAACAAATTTAACGGGGATTTGGACGGGAATATGGCTACAAAACGCCTTGTGCATAATATAATGATAAATTTTGGCTTGGAAAATATAACCAACGGCAAAAAAGCGTTTATTAATTTCACAAGAGATCTCCTTTTTTCACCCCTTCCCCAACTTCTGGAGCCTTCAAAAGTTACAATAGAGCTTCTCGAAAGTATA
Protein-coding regions in this window:
- a CDS encoding acyl-CoA dehydrogenase; its protein translation is MDFTLSKEHKLLQEMYRKFAENEVKPLAEEVDEEEKVPYETVKKLARYGMLGIPFPKQYGGQGGDILSYAMCVEEMAKVCGTTSVIISAHTSLCANPIYEFGTEEQKMKYLVPLAKGEKIGAFGLTEPGAGTDASGQQTKAVLEGDHYVLNGSKIFITNAGFADIFIIIAMTDKSKGTRGISAFIVEKDFPGFSIGKHEKKMGIKGSSTCELIMENCIVPKENLLGQEGKGFGIAMKTLDGGRIGIAAQALGIGEGALDETIKYVKERKQFNKRLSQFQNTQFEIAEMRTTMDAAQLLVYRAACAKEKKEPYGHLAAMAKMFAATAASDVTRRCLQLHGGYGYTREYPIERMMRDAKITEIYEGTTEVQKMVVASYLKVN
- a CDS encoding electron transfer flavoprotein subunit beta/FixA family protein, which produces MKIVVCIKQVPDTTEVKLDPVTNTLIRDGVPSIINPDDKAGIEAALQLKEKTGGTVTVVSMGPPQADVALREALAMGCDDAILVSDRAFGGADTWATSSTIAAALKKLEYDVIITGRQAIDGDTAQVGPQIAEHLGIPQVSYAEEIEVEGDKLVVKRQFEDRYHIIEVKTPCLITALAELAAPRYMSVGGVFDAYREKEVKVWGLKEIEDTVDKANLGLKGSPTRVKQSFTKQAKGAGTIYKDISADEAVEKIVEKLQEKYII
- a CDS encoding electron transfer flavoprotein subunit alpha/FixB family protein; this translates as MSRDVYVFVEQRDGEIQKVGIELIGKAKDLAADLGQKVVAVLLGHNIKDKAEVLIQHGADEVVVVDHEMLAEYVTEPYTKALYKVIKECEPEIMLYGASSIGRDLAPRVSARVHTGLTADCTKLDIDPETKLLAMTRPAFGGNIMATILCENHRPQMATVRPGVMKALPKDVNAKGEVKEIKVELTDSDMNVKIREVIKAEKKAVDITEAKYLVSGGRGIGSAEFFGTLKELADVLGGEISSSRANVDAGWIDRSRQVGQTGKTVRPDLYMACGISGAIQHVAGMEGAEFIVAINKNDTAPIFDIADLGVVGDVKVIIPKLTEAIKKIKAEKAAQ
- a CDS encoding NCS2 family permease yields the protein MFSGVTAYFTMVYILFLVPNTIMSSFPEAFDRSGELIKTAVLSNGLTAQEMLVSLTILSCLTAAIGTVILALSSNLPFAQGPSLSISTFVTYTICLRMGYSYNEALAAIFLSGAAFFVITTLGFEKKIQDAIPSNIKFAVTAGIGLFIAFMGMQKAHLVEGNNINLVQMISLSDMSSYNARSAVLCIFGVILIAVMLVKHVHGAIFWGKIVCIVFAVPLGLMHLKDFTMDIPDASLIYEAFRMDFAGLFSVSNGFGAFGVIISVIVLISTLCIMDVFETLGTIIATDYIITLSKEGDINERFHKVLKVDSISTVIGSALGITNVSTYVESTAMALEGGRTGLSGIVTAALFLLTIFIAPFASAIPSAATATTLIMSGILMMNVIKYINFDDVEQALPAFLTMAMMPLTYSLVTGISFGLISYTAMMIFTGKGRQIKPGTFLLAVIFIIQFLMVQ